Genomic segment of Gemmatimonadota bacterium:
GATGCGTGCCGCGCGTGAGTCGGCAGCGGCCCGGCCGGCACTGACGGCATCCGGCCGCGGCTCGGCCGGTCAATCGATGCCCAGTATCTCCCCCGCGTCGCGGTGAATCATCCCTTCCATTTCCGTTTCGTCCAGGCGGGGCAGTCTCGTGCCCTCGAGCATGGCGTTCAGGCCGCGCAGGTCGCGGAGCGTGTCGTCCACCGTCGTGACCGGGTAATCGGTGCCGAAAAGCAGCTTGTTCCATACCCCGTATTCCTGGACGAGCATGAGACTGTGATAGAACTGGAAGGGACGGTAATGCAGCCCCGAGATATCGGCGTATACATTGGGATGCTTGCGGATGACCGCCACCGTTTCCCCTTCGTAGGGATGGCCGAGGTGGGCCATGATTATCCTGCAGTCGGGATACTTGATGGCGACGGCGTCCAGGTGGCGGGGCAGCGTGCAGTCCAGCGGCGCCTGGTCCACGAACGTGGTGCCGGTGTGCAGCAGGACGGGCAGTCCGTTTAAGGCGGCGTAGCGCCACAGGTCGTCGAGTTCGGGGTCCTGGGGATAGAACCCGGCGTACATGGGCAGCAGCTTGATGCCCCGCATGCCCAGGTGCTCCCGGCCTTCGATCATTTCCTCTCTCCAACCGTCCTGGGTGGGGTCCAGCGACATGAAAGGAATCGTCTGATCGGGGTACGCCGCGCAGTACTCCGCCACGTAGCGGTCGGGCGTCCACAGCCCCGACAGCCTCGCTTTTCCGCCGAAGACCACGGTCTTCACGGGTGCTCCGGCGTTTCGCGCCGAGGCCAGATAGCTTTCGTACGACGGCGTCAGGTCCAGTTCGTAACCCCGCATGCGGATGGCCTGCGCCCGGAAGGTATCGTTGAAGTGATCGGGATACCTCCAGGCATGCGAATGCACATCGTAGATCATGAAACATCCTCCTTGTTCCGTGCTATCGCTGGCCGTCGTACCTTCTCAGCGCGGGCGACCGCCAGGCAATGACGGCGACGGCCGCAAGACAGCCGATCCCGCCGGTGACTACGGAGAACGGCGCGCCGGCGAGTCCCGCCACCAGTCCGGCTTCGGCCTCGCCGAGCCGGGGGCCTCCCATGACGAACATCATGTTTACCGAGGTCATGCGGCCGCGCAGTTCGTCCGGGGTCGACAGTTGCATGATGGTATGGCGCAGCACCATGCTTATCGTGTCGAAGGCGCCGGTCAGCAGCAGCGCCGCGAAGGTGAGCCAGAAGCTGGATGAAATGCCGAAGACCACGGTGGCCAGCGCGTAGCAGCCCACCGCCTTGAACAGCAGCCGGCCCTGGCCGGAGATCACGGGGAAGGTGGACATGAGCGCGCCGGTCAGCACGGCGCCGATCGCCGGGGCCGCCGAGAGCAGGCCGTATCCCCGTTCCCCCACGCCCAGCACTTCCGTGGCGAAGATGGGCAGCAGCGAGGTGGCGGAAGCGAAGAAGGTGGCGGTGAAATCCAGCACCATCGCCGAACGGATGATGGGCGACCGCTTTATGAACCTGAGACCGTCGAGGGCCGCGGCGAAGCTGACCCGCGTCACGCTCCCGATGCTCCGGTGTACGGTGCGCATCATCAGGATCGGCACGATCATGAAGGCGAAGGAAACGGTGTTGATCCAGTAGACGGTCGCGATGGAGCCCGTGGCCAGGATCAGGCCGGCCACGCCCGGTCCGGTCACCGAGGCCACGTGGGACGCGGTGATATTGATGCTCATGGCGTTGGCGAGATGCCGCCGGGCCACGAGGTTGGGCACCATGGCGTTCTTGGCCGGACTGCTGAAGCAACCGATCCCCGCGCTGATGGCGGTGATCACGTAGAGTGCCGTGGCGGAATCCTGTCTCGACCACGTAATCCATGCCAGCGTGGTACTGATCAGGGCGAGGCCGCATTGGGCGATGAGCAGTACGCGCCGGCGGTCGTGCGTGTCCGCAATTACACCGGCCAACGGAGAAAGGACAAGGATGGGTATGAGTCGTATAACCGCCATCGCGCCAAGGGCATACGCGGATTCGGTCAACTGATACATGTGCCACAGCACCGCGGTCTGCTGCATGCGGGATCCGGTGAGTGAAACGACCTGGCCGGACCACAGGAGCCGGAAATCGCGATACTGGAGTGCGGGAAACCGGTCTCGTACTGCTTGGAGGGTCAGTGGCATGACGAAACTGAAGATACCATGCGGTCAGTAGCTGTCAAGGCGGACCGGTTCCGTCGCAGTACGCGTCCCGTGTACGCTGCCGGGACATTGGTCTTGACACCTCGTCGACGTACCGGATATCATGGCGTCAGGTCGCCGGCGTCCGGGCGCCGGTGGTCAGGTCGCCGGCTCGCACTCGACCGAACGGAGGGCATGATATGCTGTACATCGACGAAGACCAGGTAAGCTGCTTACTGTCCATGGACGACGCGCTGCGCGCAGTCGAACAGGCCTTCGGCGGACTCGGATCGGGGAAGGCGGTGAACATCCCCCGTTCCAGGGTCCGGCTGCCGGGCCATACGCTCCACGTAATGTCCGGGGGGATACCGGCGTTGAATCTAACCGGGTTGAAAGCCTATACGACCACGCGGCACGGCGCGAAGTTCGTCGTGTTGCTCTTCCGGGAGGACACTGGGGAACTGCTGGCCGCGATCGAGGCCGACCGCCTCGGTCAGATGCGAACGGGCGCGGCGAGCGGCGTGGCGACGAAGTACATGGCC
This window contains:
- a CDS encoding amidohydrolase; translation: MIYDVHSHAWRYPDHFNDTFRAQAIRMRGYELDLTPSYESYLASARNAGAPVKTVVFGGKARLSGLWTPDRYVAEYCAAYPDQTIPFMSLDPTQDGWREEMIEGREHLGMRGIKLLPMYAGFYPQDPELDDLWRYAALNGLPVLLHTGTTFVDQAPLDCTLPRHLDAVAIKYPDCRIIMAHLGHPYEGETVAVIRKHPNVYADISGLHYRPFQFYHSLMLVQEYGVWNKLLFGTDYPVTTVDDTLRDLRGLNAMLEGTRLPRLDETEMEGMIHRDAGEILGID
- a CDS encoding MFS transporter; the encoded protein is MPLTLQAVRDRFPALQYRDFRLLWSGQVVSLTGSRMQQTAVLWHMYQLTESAYALGAMAVIRLIPILVLSPLAGVIADTHDRRRVLLIAQCGLALISTTLAWITWSRQDSATALYVITAISAGIGCFSSPAKNAMVPNLVARRHLANAMSINITASHVASVTGPGVAGLILATGSIATVYWINTVSFAFMIVPILMMRTVHRSIGSVTRVSFAAALDGLRFIKRSPIIRSAMVLDFTATFFASATSLLPIFATEVLGVGERGYGLLSAAPAIGAVLTGALMSTFPVISGQGRLLFKAVGCYALATVVFGISSSFWLTFAALLLTGAFDTISMVLRHTIMQLSTPDELRGRMTSVNMMFVMGGPRLGEAEAGLVAGLAGAPFSVVTGGIGCLAAVAVIAWRSPALRRYDGQR